One region of Acipenser ruthenus unplaced genomic scaffold, fAciRut3.2 maternal haplotype, whole genome shotgun sequence genomic DNA includes:
- the LOC131735442 gene encoding olfactory receptor 6N1-like, with protein MLLPAASPEDLSERYFEEAAMEKENSSYVTMFTLSGLNESSTNKYIYFSFTLLGYLFIICVNLILIVIIALEKTLHEPMYFFLCNLSANALYGTAGFFPKLLFDFLSDTHVISYSGCLLQIFVIYSFSTCELSNLTVMAYDRYVAICRPLEYHAIMSPLTTGKLILFSWIFPLCCFCVVTLLAFRLPLCGSHIEKLFCDNWSIVKLSCVDTTVNNVNGYVIICIFFAHFLFILFSYMKILRVCQTSSIAMSKCLQTCLPHLLSVINYSIALLFDVMYSKYGSYDIPQVLHNLLSVEFLIVPPIFNPVIYGLNFQKIRNKVTRMCSRNKVIHT; from the coding sequence GTATTTTGAAGAAGCAGCTATGGAGAAAGAAAACTCATCCTACGTTACAATGTTTACCCTTTCTGGATTAAATGAATCaagcacaaataaatacatctattttTCTTTCACTCTCCTGGGTTATCTCTTTatcatttgtgttaatttaattCTAATTGTAATAATAGCTCTTGAAAAGACACTTCATGAACCCATGTATTTCTTCCTCTGTAATCTGAGTGCTAATGCACTGTATGGAACTGCTGGTTTCTTTCCTAAACTACTGTTTGATTTTCTGTCTGATACGCATGTCATCTCGTATTCTGGGTGCCTGCTACAAATATTTGTCATCTACAGTTTTTCCACATGCGAATTATCAAATTTAACAGTGATGGCCTATGATAGGTATGTGGCAATATGCAGGCCCCTGGAGTACCATGCTATCATGTCGCCTTTGACGACTGGTAAATTAATACTGTTTTCTTGGATTTTTCCACTctgttgtttctgtgttgttactCTGTTGGCTTTCAGGTTGCCCTTATGTGGCTCCCACATTGAAAAACTATTTTGTGATAACTGGTCAATTGTGAAATTATCTTGTGTAGATACTACTGTTAATAATGTAAATGGATATGTTATAATATGCATATTCTTTGCACATttcctctttattttattttcttacatgAAAATACTCAGAGTGTGCCAGACATCTAGTATAGCAATGAGTAAATGTTTGCAGACCTGTTTGCCACATTTGTTGTCTGTGATCAATTACTCAATTGCCTTGCTTTTtgatgtaatgtacagtaaatacgGTTCATATGATATTCCACAGGTTTTACACAATCTCCTGTCAGTGGAATTTCTAATCGTCCCTCCTATTTTCAATCCTGTCATTTATGGTTTAaactttcaaaagatccggaACAAAGTCACAAGAATGTGCAGCAGAAACAAAGTCATTCACACTTAA